The following DNA comes from Occultella kanbiaonis.
TATTCGCGACATCCAACAAACGCGACGTCGTCGATGCCACCCGCGACGTCCGCGCCGACAGCGGCCCAATCTGGGTCTTCGACCCACAGGGCATCGTCAACGAAGAACCCACCTGGTGGTGGGACCCCCTCAGCTACGTCACCGATGAGGTGAAGGCAGCCAAACTCGCCGAGCACTTCGCCGCCGGCTCCCGCGACCCCGGGGCACGCGCCGACGCCTACTTCGACTCCGCCGGCCTGGACCTCCTGGCCGGACTCCTCCTCGCCGCGGCACTCGACGAACGGCCCATCACCGACGTCTACGCGTGGCTCACCAGTCCAACCGACGAAGAGGCCGTCGACATCCTCCGCCGGCACGACTTCACCCTCACCGCCCACCAAGTGGCCGGGATCATCGCAGCACCGGAGAAACAGCGCGGCGGCGTCTACGGCACAGCCCAACAGATGGCCTCCTGCCTGACCAACCGCGCCGTAGCGGCCTGGGTCACCCGCCAAGGCGTGCGCCCGCACTTCGACCCAGCAGCATTCGTCCGCGATGGCGGAACGCTGTACTCACTCTCCAAGGAAGGCCGCGGCACCGCCGGACCGCTCCTCACCGCCCTCACCATGGCGGTCGTCGAAGCCGCAGAAGAACTCGCCGCACGCTCACCAGGCGGCCGACTCACGACACCCCTCGTCGGTGTACTCGACGAGGCCGCGAACGTCTGCCGGTGGCGCGAACTGCCCAACCTGTACTCCCACTACGGATCCCGCGGGATCGTGCTCGACACCGTCCTGCAGTCCTGGTCGCAAGGCGTCGATGTCTGGGGCGAGTCGGGCATGAAGAAACTCTGGTCCGCGGCGAACGTGAAGGTCTACGGCGGCAACGTCTCCGAGGTCGCCTTCCTCGAGGACATCTCCCGCCTCATCGGTGACTACGACCGTCAAGGTTCGACCCTGTCCACCGGCCGCGGCGGCCGCGGTGTGAACTACCAACTCCACCGCGAACGTATCCTCGACATCGCGGAGCTTGCCGCGCTGCCCAAGGGCCGCGCGGTCGTACTGGGCGCCGGCTCACGCCCGACCCTCATCCAAACCCAACCCTGGATGACCGGCCCGCACGCCGACGACGTGCGAGCCTCCATCACGGCGCACGACCCACAAGCAGAGCAAACGATCGCCACAGCGGACCAGGAACTGATCTCCGTCGCCGCGGCTCCGATCGTCGAGGACGCCTCGTGAGCGACTGGGCCGAAGACGACGAACCGACCAGCCAGGCGGCGATCGACGATCGCTACTACCGATTCTGCGCCCACGCTCTACTACGGCTCCGTGGACCAGTTCGTGCGCGAACACCTGCGCAATGTCTACCGCCGCCGGATCCCCGGCAACGGCAACGGCCGTGTGTGGGCCGCGCGTTGGTGGGAGTACGACGAGGCGGTGATCCGCCTCGAGGCCCTTTGGCGTGCGTGGGAACATCTACGACTCGACGCGGCAACCGGAATGAGCGTCTGGTGGCGCGACCACGCAGACCACCACATGGCCGTGCTTCTCGATCCCGACGGACCGTTCATGGGGGTCAGAGGCGACGAGAACAGATCCGACATCGGCGCGCCGTTGCCCTACGAAGCACCCCCCGAGGGCATGTTCCCGGACGCGCGCGTACTTGGCACCACCGGAGCGAGCCAGATCTGACATGAAGTCGGCAATCTCTCGCGCTGCAGTGTGGGAACTGGATCGACCCGGCCTTTGCCGAGGTCCCGCAGGCGCAGTGGATGAACGTCAACTCGCCGAAGTCGCCCCTCGGGACGTCCCCCGGGTGGTTGGGGCACTGAGGCCGAGACGGGTGACGAAACCGCCCCTCTGGAGGGCGTACCTGGTCCTGTGGCATGGCGACAAGGAGTCGGCGTGCGGCGGGGTGACGCGTCCCCGACGAGACCGCGCGATTCTCAAAGAGCCCTTGACCCCGGCTCCATGAGCCCCTACGGTCCTTACAAACACCAAACAAAGGGGTCGGGGATGTCACGTTTCAAGCGCTCGCTCGCCAAGATGGGGATCGCGTCGGTCATCGCAGCATCGGTGCTGGGAGGACACGCAGCAGCAAGCGCGTACTCCATCGGCTCGGGCAACTTCAGCTATGACGGCGGCTCACCTTGGCAGACAATTCTCACGCCGAGGAGCGTGAGCCTGACCGGAACGTCGACCTACACGACCTATCAGAGTGTAGTCCAATTCAGTTTCGCGAGCGACTACCGCCGGTACCGCACACTCCAGCCTACTCAGTCATTGATCCGTGTGGATCGGATGAACACCGGCGGATCGGTGTCCGTAAGTCAACCTCTCAACTTCGGAACCACCACCGTCTTCGGAAACTACATCGCCAATTATGACGCTACTGTGCGCCTGAGCGCCCACAACTAACAATTGCCGGTATGCCGACGGAGATAGCGAACGAGCGGATGGATAGTCCTTTTGGCAGTTGTGAGCGAGCGAAGCGATAGTTCCGAGGCGCTTCCGCTAGCAGCGCTACGTCTAGAGAACGTCTCATTTCGATATAGCGGGACCCGGGCAGCGGTAATTGACTTGCGCTCCGCAAGTTTTGAGCCCGCGACGATCAACTACCTAGTCGGCGAAAACGGCAGTGGAAAGTCCACTCTCCTGAAGTTGCTTTCCGGAGTGCTCCGACCCGATTCGGGGCGCGCCATCATGGACGGTGGCGACATATTCCGAGATCGGGACCTAATGAACTCGCGCGTCGGGTACCTCCGCCAGGACTACGTCACCAAAGGGCAGACCCGCACCCAGGACTTCCTCGCCTACGGCGCCTGGATGCACGGGGTGGCTGCCTCGGAAACCCAGCGACGCGCCGCTGAACTCCTCGCGGAGATTGGCCTAGTTGACCAACGGGACACTCGTGTAAAGAAGTTGTCGGGAGGAATGCAGCGACGCCTCGGCCTATCCGTAGAGCTCACACACCGTCCTCGATTGGTTCTCCTTGATGAGCCAACCTCCGGTCTGGATGTCTCCGCCCGCGAGAGGTTTCATCGCGTCGTTGATACCCAGGTTAAGGACGGGGCGACAATGATCATCGCGTCACACGAGTTCAGCGAGATGACGAAGTCGGCCTGCACGATATATCACCTAGCCGGTGGCACCCTAAAGACAATGGCCAAGTCACCTGCCGGCGCATCCGTCGATCCTGAAGACTTTCTGTGACATCGCCTAGCGAAGTAGTACGTGCAACGACGATTCATGTGGAAACGTCGGCCGCCGCGGTTCCCGCCTCATTAATCGCGGTCGCTGGCACAGCGATCGCGTTCGCTTCGGGCCCTCTGGACACAACTTGGGTCGGCCGTCCGAACAACACGGGCTTGTACCTTACCGTCTTCGGCTTCGCCATTGCTGGTTGCCTCGCCCTCATCGCAGGCTATTTGAGTGGTCGGTCTCTAGCAACGGACAGCACAGCCATCTATAGACGCTCGTCCCGGAGCGTTCTTACGTTGGTCTCCTACCGTGTACTCGGAGATTTCATCTGGCTCACGGCCGGGCTGTCTATCGCCGCCGCGGCCGCACTACTCCGGACTTTGCTCATAGGCGGCGGCATCGCGATGGGCATATGGCCGCTCGTACTACTGGCTTCGTCGTCAGTCCTCGCTTCCTACACCTTCGGTCTCGTACTCGGAGCGCTACTCCTGCACGCTGCCGGTGCGGCGATACTCGCTCCGTTACCGTACGCAGCTACCCTCTTCTCGAGCAGCGTCCTAGGCCTCTCGTCGATGCCACAACTCCAGCAGATTGTCGCGCCATACATCGATCAATCTTGGGACCCCGTCCTAGTGCCGAACGTTGTGCCAATCTTGGCACTCGTCGGTTATGTTCTAGGGGTCGCGGCAACCTGTATGGCGGCAGCTTGCATTATAGTGTCACGGCGCTTGAGACGGCCGAACCTGCCCTTATGGATGGCCACGGCCGCCACGTTGGCTACCGTGGCTTTCGGGCTTGCCGTTATCATCCCGTGGACGCCGAACGGATTCGCTCGTATGAATCCTGGAGGAGTCGCATGCGCTTCCGCGAGTGGACACGTTTGTGTTTGGGAATCCCAGGAGGCACGGCTTAGCGATTGGGTGACCGCGGAGGAGTCCGTGTATCTCGTGGCCCAGCGCCTGGAACCGGACTCTCAAAGGTTGCGCATTATGCAGGTCGGTATCGATTTAGAGGGACCTGAAGACCGTAGTTTAGAACTTTTCAACCCTGTTCCGACGGTAACCGAACTACGCTTGGCGATAGCGGAGGTTTACGTTGCTGCGATGCTCGCTCAATGCGTCGACGCACCGGGTTATGGAGCCGCATTCTCAGAAATGATGGGCTTGTTCGTTGACGAACTAGGCGGTCGTGCGGACTCTCCAGGAGTCGCAGGGGGACTGTCCGTGGATTCCATACGCGCCGAGCATTGTGGATAGAATCCGCCCTATGGCAGTCTGGATTCGGAGGCGCTCGCTCGATATGGCAGTCCTCGCGCTAGCCATACTTGCAGCGATCCTACACGAAGCGGGGCATTGGTCGACTGGCACGCCTCAGATGAGAGGGCCCAGTCTTGATCTCTCAGTTGCTGACGTCTATGCTATTTCAAGCGGCCTGCTTCTTGCAGTGCTAATTAAGCCTCGAGATCTGGATCTCGAGATGCGGTCGGGCCGGCGCCTTGCCCTATACCGATCTCTTTCTGCACTCGTTCTCGCCGGGGTCGCGGCAATGTGCGTTTTCGTAGTATCGTCAGGGCCCAACGTCCAGGCGTGGCCGTCCCTTCGCAATGCCCTGCTCATTTCGGTCGGATTGAGCATTACTGTCCGCTTGGCGTCTTACTACGTGGCACTATCGCTCCTCGCAGCCTATTTGGGCACCGTAATGTTCGTAGGTGTATCGTTCGAGGGGGCTGTTGAACCATGGGCATTGTTGGCATTTGGGGAACCGACCCGTTTTGATCCGTGGCTTGCCGCGGGTGGGTGCATTGCCTATACTGCACTTTTCGCATTTCCGAGTTTAGGTATTCGCAGATTGCGGCAGTTATGAGTTCGCAACTTCTCCAGACATGATCATCGCCACCCCCGTTTCTCAATGTCGCTCCGAAGCCACCGGTACCGGCATGAGCGTCTAGTCACGCGACCACGCCGAACACCATTTGGAGGTGCGAGACCTTACTAGCGCTAGCGGTACAGACTGCCTGACCAACGAGAGAAGTTGATGTCAAAGCGGTCAGATGGATGGCGGAGGGCGCAGCGAAACTGCAAGGCAAAAGACGGACACACGCGAGCACCACGTGCCGCGGATGTACCTGAAACGGTTCGGCAGGATGACCTCCCATGGAGCCGAGTTGGTGGCAGCGACCCCCGATTTGTCGCGACAGTTCAGAACTGGCGTGAACGATATCGCGGTAGAGCGCGGATTCTACTGGGGTACAGACGTTGCTGGCGTGCCCCACCATGAT
Coding sequences within:
- a CDS encoding type IV secretory system conjugative DNA transfer family protein; protein product: MGRGRDVEALSLKSTRSTAKRLGDVSSPGLPIGITVSTSQPLLSSWEDMRFTIAGPRTGKTTSIVVPEILAAPGAVFATSNKRDVVDATRDVRADSGPIWVFDPQGIVNEEPTWWWDPLSYVTDEVKAAKLAEHFAAGSRDPGARADAYFDSAGLDLLAGLLLAAALDERPITDVYAWLTSPTDEEAVDILRRHDFTLTAHQVAGIIAAPEKQRGGVYGTAQQMASCLTNRAVAAWVTRQGVRPHFDPAAFVRDGGTLYSLSKEGRGTAGPLLTALTMAVVEAAEELAARSPGGRLTTPLVGVLDEAANVCRWRELPNLYSHYGSRGIVLDTVLQSWSQGVDVWGESGMKKLWSAANVKVYGGNVSEVAFLEDISRLIGDYDRQGSTLSTGRGGRGVNYQLHRERILDIAELAALPKGRAVVLGAGSRPTLIQTQPWMTGPHADDVRASITAHDPQAEQTIATADQELISVAAAPIVEDAS
- a CDS encoding DUF4913 domain-containing protein, coding for MDQFVREHLRNVYRRRIPGNGNGRVWAARWWEYDEAVIRLEALWRAWEHLRLDAATGMSVWWRDHADHHMAVLLDPDGPFMGVRGDENRSDIGAPLPYEAPPEGMFPDARVLGTTGASQI
- a CDS encoding ABC transporter ATP-binding protein; this encodes MSERSDSSEALPLAALRLENVSFRYSGTRAAVIDLRSASFEPATINYLVGENGSGKSTLLKLLSGVLRPDSGRAIMDGGDIFRDRDLMNSRVGYLRQDYVTKGQTRTQDFLAYGAWMHGVAASETQRRAAELLAEIGLVDQRDTRVKKLSGGMQRRLGLSVELTHRPRLVLLDEPTSGLDVSARERFHRVVDTQVKDGATMIIASHEFSEMTKSACTIYHLAGGTLKTMAKSPAGASVDPEDFL